The following coding sequences lie in one Daphnia pulex isolate KAP4 chromosome 1, ASM2113471v1 genomic window:
- the LOC124195491 gene encoding putative mediator of RNA polymerase II transcription subunit 26 isoform X3: MESLWGRLKLMLPILMIVLLAGGSLAQFNRFPQVQQPFQQPFQQQQQQQFRIPRQQAPFQQPNQNFNNVQRPLAPQRPFQQASRPFQAMADQVRQTRQQTLQANGQQPFRQPTAQPQQVTQQPFRQQQPTFAQQFRQPFQQATQPVRQQFPVQQPQTARPAPVQQQQQPPFRQPAPNQQGFRPPNQRPQAQPQQQQTFRQPQQLAQQPARQPQQLFQQPQAQQQPRPVQQFAQPPPAAQPQQQTFAPQQPQQQPPQQQQQFNPPVTQVPRPAPFVPQEPQVPRPVVPFQEPQQLQNLQQQQPVQQQPPVQPEQQQQQQPQPQPEQPTTTTTTPAPFITPAPVTPPTTTPPPIPVAASSSSGDPSVPVFRGGMTTTRQPSGPVPASPLMDNNAGVNNAGILPLQTDTNDQNLLFPKYPPFA, from the exons atggaatcGCTATGG GGGAGACTCAAATTGATGCTGCCGATCCTGATGATCGTCCTATTGGCTGGCGGGAGCTTGGCTCAGTTCAACCGGTTCCCTCAGGTCCAGCAACCGTTCCAGCAaccgttccagcagcagcagcagcagcaattcaGGATACCACGACAGCAGGCGCCTTTCCAGCAACCCAATCAGAATTTTAACAACGTCCAACGGCCTCTAGCGCCACAGAGACCGTTCCAGCAGGCCAGCAGGCCGTTCCAGGCGATGGCCGACCAAGTCCGGCAGACGAGGCAGCAAACGCTACAAGCCAACGGGCAGCAGCCGTTCAGGCAACCAACAGCACAGCCG CAGCAAGTAACCCAGCAGCCGTTCCGCCAGCAACAGCCAACTTTCGCCCAGCAATTCAGGCAGCCGTTCCAGCAGGCGACCCAACCGGTCCGTCAACAATTTCCTGTCCAGCAGCCACAGACAGCACGCCCAGCCCCAgttcagcaacaacaacagccaccgTTTAGGCAACCAGCTCCGAATCAGCAAGGATTCCGCCCACCGAATCAGAGACCCCAAGCCCAGCCACAA cagcagcagacgttTAGACAACCGCAGCAATTGGCGCAACAACCTGCGCGTCAGCCTCAACAGCTTTTCCAGCAACCGCAAGCCCAGCAGCAACCAAGACCAGTCCAGCAATTCGCGCAGCCTCCGCCAGCAGCTCAGCCCCAGCAGCAAACGTTTGCACCgcaacagccacaacaacaaccaccgcaacaacaacaacagtttaATCCGCCAGTGACTCAAGTGCCTCGTCCAGCGCCATTTGTGCCTCAAGAGCCACAAGTTCCCCGTCCGGTCGTTCCATTTCAAGAGCCTCAACAGTTGCAGaatttgcaacaacaacagccggtACAACAACAGCCACCAGTTCAACcagaacagcagcagcagcagcagccacagccACAACCAGAACAACCTACAACTACAACTACAACTCCGGCGCCGTTCATCACGCCGGCACCGGTCACACCGCCGACAACGACGCCGCCGCCAATTCCGGTCGCCGCCAGTTCTTCATCCGGAGACCCGTCAGTTCCGGTCTTCCGAGGTGGAATGACGACAACGCGGCAGCCCAGCGGGCCGGTACCTGCTTCGCCGCTGATGGACAACAATGCCGGCGTCAACAACGCCGGAATTCTGCCACTGCAGACGGACACGAACGATCAGAACCTGCTCTTCCCGAAATATCCGCCGTTCGCGTAA
- the LOC124195491 gene encoding putative mediator of RNA polymerase II transcription subunit 26 isoform X4: MESLWGRLKLMLPILMIVLLAGGSLAQFNRFPQVQQPFQQPFQQQQQQQFRIPRQQAPFQQPNQNFNNVQRPLAPQRPFQQASRPFQAMADQVRQTRQQTLQANGQQPFRQPTAQPQVTQQPFRQQQPTFAQQFRQPFQQATQPVRQQFPVQQPQTARPAPVQQQQQPPFRQPAPNQQGFRPPNQRPQAQPQQQQTFRQPQQLAQQPARQPQQLFQQPQAQQQPRPVQQFAQPPPAAQPQQQTFAPQQPQQQPPQQQQQFNPPVTQVPRPAPFVPQEPQVPRPVVPFQEPQQLQNLQQQQPVQQQPPVQPEQQQQQQPQPQPEQPTTTTTTPAPFITPAPVTPPTTTPPPIPVAASSSSGDPSVPVFRGGMTTTRQPSGPVPASPLMDNNAGVNNAGILPLQTDTNDQNLLFPKYPPFA, from the exons atggaatcGCTATGG GGGAGACTCAAATTGATGCTGCCGATCCTGATGATCGTCCTATTGGCTGGCGGGAGCTTGGCTCAGTTCAACCGGTTCCCTCAGGTCCAGCAACCGTTCCAGCAaccgttccagcagcagcagcagcagcaattcaGGATACCACGACAGCAGGCGCCTTTCCAGCAACCCAATCAGAATTTTAACAACGTCCAACGGCCTCTAGCGCCACAGAGACCGTTCCAGCAGGCCAGCAGGCCGTTCCAGGCGATGGCCGACCAAGTCCGGCAGACGAGGCAGCAAACGCTACAAGCCAACGGGCAGCAGCCGTTCAGGCAACCAACAGCACAGCCG CAAGTAACCCAGCAGCCGTTCCGCCAGCAACAGCCAACTTTCGCCCAGCAATTCAGGCAGCCGTTCCAGCAGGCGACCCAACCGGTCCGTCAACAATTTCCTGTCCAGCAGCCACAGACAGCACGCCCAGCCCCAgttcagcaacaacaacagccaccgTTTAGGCAACCAGCTCCGAATCAGCAAGGATTCCGCCCACCGAATCAGAGACCCCAAGCCCAGCCACAA cagcagcagacgttTAGACAACCGCAGCAATTGGCGCAACAACCTGCGCGTCAGCCTCAACAGCTTTTCCAGCAACCGCAAGCCCAGCAGCAACCAAGACCAGTCCAGCAATTCGCGCAGCCTCCGCCAGCAGCTCAGCCCCAGCAGCAAACGTTTGCACCgcaacagccacaacaacaaccaccgcaacaacaacaacagtttaATCCGCCAGTGACTCAAGTGCCTCGTCCAGCGCCATTTGTGCCTCAAGAGCCACAAGTTCCCCGTCCGGTCGTTCCATTTCAAGAGCCTCAACAGTTGCAGaatttgcaacaacaacagccggtACAACAACAGCCACCAGTTCAACcagaacagcagcagcagcagcagccacagccACAACCAGAACAACCTACAACTACAACTACAACTCCGGCGCCGTTCATCACGCCGGCACCGGTCACACCGCCGACAACGACGCCGCCGCCAATTCCGGTCGCCGCCAGTTCTTCATCCGGAGACCCGTCAGTTCCGGTCTTCCGAGGTGGAATGACGACAACGCGGCAGCCCAGCGGGCCGGTACCTGCTTCGCCGCTGATGGACAACAATGCCGGCGTCAACAACGCCGGAATTCTGCCACTGCAGACGGACACGAACGATCAGAACCTGCTCTTCCCGAAATATCCGCCGTTCGCGTAA
- the LOC124195491 gene encoding mediator of RNA polymerase II transcription subunit 15-like isoform X1, which yields MESLWGRLKLMLPILMIVLLAGGSLAQFNRFPQVQQPFQQPFQQQQQQQFRIPRQQAPFQQPNQNFNNVQRPLAPQRPFQQASRPFQAMADQVRQTRQQTLQANGQQPFRQPTAQPQQVTQQPFRQQQPTFAQQFRQPFQQATQPVRQQFPVQQPQTARPAPVQQQQQPPFRQPAPNQQGFRPPNQRPQAQPQMQQQQTFRQPQQLAQQPARQPQQLFQQPQAQQQPRPVQQFAQPPPAAQPQQQTFAPQQPQQQPPQQQQQFNPPVTQVPRPAPFVPQEPQVPRPVVPFQEPQQLQNLQQQQPVQQQPPVQPEQQQQQQPQPQPEQPTTTTTTPAPFITPAPVTPPTTTPPPIPVAASSSSGDPSVPVFRGGMTTTRQPSGPVPASPLMDNNAGVNNAGILPLQTDTNDQNLLFPKYPPFA from the exons atggaatcGCTATGG GGGAGACTCAAATTGATGCTGCCGATCCTGATGATCGTCCTATTGGCTGGCGGGAGCTTGGCTCAGTTCAACCGGTTCCCTCAGGTCCAGCAACCGTTCCAGCAaccgttccagcagcagcagcagcagcaattcaGGATACCACGACAGCAGGCGCCTTTCCAGCAACCCAATCAGAATTTTAACAACGTCCAACGGCCTCTAGCGCCACAGAGACCGTTCCAGCAGGCCAGCAGGCCGTTCCAGGCGATGGCCGACCAAGTCCGGCAGACGAGGCAGCAAACGCTACAAGCCAACGGGCAGCAGCCGTTCAGGCAACCAACAGCACAGCCG CAGCAAGTAACCCAGCAGCCGTTCCGCCAGCAACAGCCAACTTTCGCCCAGCAATTCAGGCAGCCGTTCCAGCAGGCGACCCAACCGGTCCGTCAACAATTTCCTGTCCAGCAGCCACAGACAGCACGCCCAGCCCCAgttcagcaacaacaacagccaccgTTTAGGCAACCAGCTCCGAATCAGCAAGGATTCCGCCCACCGAATCAGAGACCCCAAGCCCAGCCACAA atgcagcagcagcagacgttTAGACAACCGCAGCAATTGGCGCAACAACCTGCGCGTCAGCCTCAACAGCTTTTCCAGCAACCGCAAGCCCAGCAGCAACCAAGACCAGTCCAGCAATTCGCGCAGCCTCCGCCAGCAGCTCAGCCCCAGCAGCAAACGTTTGCACCgcaacagccacaacaacaaccaccgcaacaacaacaacagtttaATCCGCCAGTGACTCAAGTGCCTCGTCCAGCGCCATTTGTGCCTCAAGAGCCACAAGTTCCCCGTCCGGTCGTTCCATTTCAAGAGCCTCAACAGTTGCAGaatttgcaacaacaacagccggtACAACAACAGCCACCAGTTCAACcagaacagcagcagcagcagcagccacagccACAACCAGAACAACCTACAACTACAACTACAACTCCGGCGCCGTTCATCACGCCGGCACCGGTCACACCGCCGACAACGACGCCGCCGCCAATTCCGGTCGCCGCCAGTTCTTCATCCGGAGACCCGTCAGTTCCGGTCTTCCGAGGTGGAATGACGACAACGCGGCAGCCCAGCGGGCCGGTACCTGCTTCGCCGCTGATGGACAACAATGCCGGCGTCAACAACGCCGGAATTCTGCCACTGCAGACGGACACGAACGATCAGAACCTGCTCTTCCCGAAATATCCGCCGTTCGCGTAA
- the LOC124195491 gene encoding bromodomain-containing protein DDB_G0280777-like isoform X6 has translation MESLWGRLKLMLPILMIVLLAGGSLAQFNRFPQVQQPFQQPFQQQQQQQFRIPRQQAPFQQPNQNFNNVQRPLAPQRPFQQASRPFQAMADQVRQTRQQTLQANGQQPFRQPTAQPQVTQQPFRQQQPTFAQQFRQPFQQATQPVRQQFPVQQPQTARPAPVQQQQQPPFRQPAPNQQGFRPPNQRPQAQPQQQTFRQPQQLAQQPARQPQQLFQQPQAQQQPRPVQQFAQPPPAAQPQQQTFAPQQPQQQPPQQQQQFNPPVTQVPRPAPFVPQEPQVPRPVVPFQEPQQLQNLQQQQPVQQQPPVQPEQQQQQQPQPQPEQPTTTTTTPAPFITPAPVTPPTTTPPPIPVAASSSSGDPSVPVFRGGMTTTRQPSGPVPASPLMDNNAGVNNAGILPLQTDTNDQNLLFPKYPPFA, from the exons atggaatcGCTATGG GGGAGACTCAAATTGATGCTGCCGATCCTGATGATCGTCCTATTGGCTGGCGGGAGCTTGGCTCAGTTCAACCGGTTCCCTCAGGTCCAGCAACCGTTCCAGCAaccgttccagcagcagcagcagcagcaattcaGGATACCACGACAGCAGGCGCCTTTCCAGCAACCCAATCAGAATTTTAACAACGTCCAACGGCCTCTAGCGCCACAGAGACCGTTCCAGCAGGCCAGCAGGCCGTTCCAGGCGATGGCCGACCAAGTCCGGCAGACGAGGCAGCAAACGCTACAAGCCAACGGGCAGCAGCCGTTCAGGCAACCAACAGCACAGCCG CAAGTAACCCAGCAGCCGTTCCGCCAGCAACAGCCAACTTTCGCCCAGCAATTCAGGCAGCCGTTCCAGCAGGCGACCCAACCGGTCCGTCAACAATTTCCTGTCCAGCAGCCACAGACAGCACGCCCAGCCCCAgttcagcaacaacaacagccaccgTTTAGGCAACCAGCTCCGAATCAGCAAGGATTCCGCCCACCGAATCAGAGACCCCAAGCCCAGCCACAA cagcagacgttTAGACAACCGCAGCAATTGGCGCAACAACCTGCGCGTCAGCCTCAACAGCTTTTCCAGCAACCGCAAGCCCAGCAGCAACCAAGACCAGTCCAGCAATTCGCGCAGCCTCCGCCAGCAGCTCAGCCCCAGCAGCAAACGTTTGCACCgcaacagccacaacaacaaccaccgcaacaacaacaacagtttaATCCGCCAGTGACTCAAGTGCCTCGTCCAGCGCCATTTGTGCCTCAAGAGCCACAAGTTCCCCGTCCGGTCGTTCCATTTCAAGAGCCTCAACAGTTGCAGaatttgcaacaacaacagccggtACAACAACAGCCACCAGTTCAACcagaacagcagcagcagcagcagccacagccACAACCAGAACAACCTACAACTACAACTACAACTCCGGCGCCGTTCATCACGCCGGCACCGGTCACACCGCCGACAACGACGCCGCCGCCAATTCCGGTCGCCGCCAGTTCTTCATCCGGAGACCCGTCAGTTCCGGTCTTCCGAGGTGGAATGACGACAACGCGGCAGCCCAGCGGGCCGGTACCTGCTTCGCCGCTGATGGACAACAATGCCGGCGTCAACAACGCCGGAATTCTGCCACTGCAGACGGACACGAACGATCAGAACCTGCTCTTCCCGAAATATCCGCCGTTCGCGTAA
- the LOC124195491 gene encoding bromodomain-containing protein DDB_G0280777-like isoform X2: protein MESLWGRLKLMLPILMIVLLAGGSLAQFNRFPQVQQPFQQPFQQQQQQQFRIPRQQAPFQQPNQNFNNVQRPLAPQRPFQQASRPFQAMADQVRQTRQQTLQANGQQPFRQPTAQPQVTQQPFRQQQPTFAQQFRQPFQQATQPVRQQFPVQQPQTARPAPVQQQQQPPFRQPAPNQQGFRPPNQRPQAQPQMQQQQTFRQPQQLAQQPARQPQQLFQQPQAQQQPRPVQQFAQPPPAAQPQQQTFAPQQPQQQPPQQQQQFNPPVTQVPRPAPFVPQEPQVPRPVVPFQEPQQLQNLQQQQPVQQQPPVQPEQQQQQQPQPQPEQPTTTTTTPAPFITPAPVTPPTTTPPPIPVAASSSSGDPSVPVFRGGMTTTRQPSGPVPASPLMDNNAGVNNAGILPLQTDTNDQNLLFPKYPPFA, encoded by the exons atggaatcGCTATGG GGGAGACTCAAATTGATGCTGCCGATCCTGATGATCGTCCTATTGGCTGGCGGGAGCTTGGCTCAGTTCAACCGGTTCCCTCAGGTCCAGCAACCGTTCCAGCAaccgttccagcagcagcagcagcagcaattcaGGATACCACGACAGCAGGCGCCTTTCCAGCAACCCAATCAGAATTTTAACAACGTCCAACGGCCTCTAGCGCCACAGAGACCGTTCCAGCAGGCCAGCAGGCCGTTCCAGGCGATGGCCGACCAAGTCCGGCAGACGAGGCAGCAAACGCTACAAGCCAACGGGCAGCAGCCGTTCAGGCAACCAACAGCACAGCCG CAAGTAACCCAGCAGCCGTTCCGCCAGCAACAGCCAACTTTCGCCCAGCAATTCAGGCAGCCGTTCCAGCAGGCGACCCAACCGGTCCGTCAACAATTTCCTGTCCAGCAGCCACAGACAGCACGCCCAGCCCCAgttcagcaacaacaacagccaccgTTTAGGCAACCAGCTCCGAATCAGCAAGGATTCCGCCCACCGAATCAGAGACCCCAAGCCCAGCCACAA atgcagcagcagcagacgttTAGACAACCGCAGCAATTGGCGCAACAACCTGCGCGTCAGCCTCAACAGCTTTTCCAGCAACCGCAAGCCCAGCAGCAACCAAGACCAGTCCAGCAATTCGCGCAGCCTCCGCCAGCAGCTCAGCCCCAGCAGCAAACGTTTGCACCgcaacagccacaacaacaaccaccgcaacaacaacaacagtttaATCCGCCAGTGACTCAAGTGCCTCGTCCAGCGCCATTTGTGCCTCAAGAGCCACAAGTTCCCCGTCCGGTCGTTCCATTTCAAGAGCCTCAACAGTTGCAGaatttgcaacaacaacagccggtACAACAACAGCCACCAGTTCAACcagaacagcagcagcagcagcagccacagccACAACCAGAACAACCTACAACTACAACTACAACTCCGGCGCCGTTCATCACGCCGGCACCGGTCACACCGCCGACAACGACGCCGCCGCCAATTCCGGTCGCCGCCAGTTCTTCATCCGGAGACCCGTCAGTTCCGGTCTTCCGAGGTGGAATGACGACAACGCGGCAGCCCAGCGGGCCGGTACCTGCTTCGCCGCTGATGGACAACAATGCCGGCGTCAACAACGCCGGAATTCTGCCACTGCAGACGGACACGAACGATCAGAACCTGCTCTTCCCGAAATATCCGCCGTTCGCGTAA
- the LOC124195491 gene encoding putative mediator of RNA polymerase II transcription subunit 26 isoform X5, with amino-acid sequence MESLWGRLKLMLPILMIVLLAGGSLAQFNRFPQVQQPFQQPFQQQQQQQFRIPRQQAPFQQPNQNFNNVQRPLAPQRPFQQASRPFQAMADQVRQTRQQTLQANGQQPFRQPTAQPQQVTQQPFRQQQPTFAQQFRQPFQQATQPVRQQFPVQQPQTARPAPVQQQQQPPFRQPAPNQQGFRPPNQRPQAQPQQQTFRQPQQLAQQPARQPQQLFQQPQAQQQPRPVQQFAQPPPAAQPQQQTFAPQQPQQQPPQQQQQFNPPVTQVPRPAPFVPQEPQVPRPVVPFQEPQQLQNLQQQQPVQQQPPVQPEQQQQQQPQPQPEQPTTTTTTPAPFITPAPVTPPTTTPPPIPVAASSSSGDPSVPVFRGGMTTTRQPSGPVPASPLMDNNAGVNNAGILPLQTDTNDQNLLFPKYPPFA; translated from the exons atggaatcGCTATGG GGGAGACTCAAATTGATGCTGCCGATCCTGATGATCGTCCTATTGGCTGGCGGGAGCTTGGCTCAGTTCAACCGGTTCCCTCAGGTCCAGCAACCGTTCCAGCAaccgttccagcagcagcagcagcagcaattcaGGATACCACGACAGCAGGCGCCTTTCCAGCAACCCAATCAGAATTTTAACAACGTCCAACGGCCTCTAGCGCCACAGAGACCGTTCCAGCAGGCCAGCAGGCCGTTCCAGGCGATGGCCGACCAAGTCCGGCAGACGAGGCAGCAAACGCTACAAGCCAACGGGCAGCAGCCGTTCAGGCAACCAACAGCACAGCCG CAGCAAGTAACCCAGCAGCCGTTCCGCCAGCAACAGCCAACTTTCGCCCAGCAATTCAGGCAGCCGTTCCAGCAGGCGACCCAACCGGTCCGTCAACAATTTCCTGTCCAGCAGCCACAGACAGCACGCCCAGCCCCAgttcagcaacaacaacagccaccgTTTAGGCAACCAGCTCCGAATCAGCAAGGATTCCGCCCACCGAATCAGAGACCCCAAGCCCAGCCACAA cagcagacgttTAGACAACCGCAGCAATTGGCGCAACAACCTGCGCGTCAGCCTCAACAGCTTTTCCAGCAACCGCAAGCCCAGCAGCAACCAAGACCAGTCCAGCAATTCGCGCAGCCTCCGCCAGCAGCTCAGCCCCAGCAGCAAACGTTTGCACCgcaacagccacaacaacaaccaccgcaacaacaacaacagtttaATCCGCCAGTGACTCAAGTGCCTCGTCCAGCGCCATTTGTGCCTCAAGAGCCACAAGTTCCCCGTCCGGTCGTTCCATTTCAAGAGCCTCAACAGTTGCAGaatttgcaacaacaacagccggtACAACAACAGCCACCAGTTCAACcagaacagcagcagcagcagcagccacagccACAACCAGAACAACCTACAACTACAACTACAACTCCGGCGCCGTTCATCACGCCGGCACCGGTCACACCGCCGACAACGACGCCGCCGCCAATTCCGGTCGCCGCCAGTTCTTCATCCGGAGACCCGTCAGTTCCGGTCTTCCGAGGTGGAATGACGACAACGCGGCAGCCCAGCGGGCCGGTACCTGCTTCGCCGCTGATGGACAACAATGCCGGCGTCAACAACGCCGGAATTCTGCCACTGCAGACGGACACGAACGATCAGAACCTGCTCTTCCCGAAATATCCGCCGTTCGCGTAA